The following coding sequences are from one Syngnathus acus chromosome 12, fSynAcu1.2, whole genome shotgun sequence window:
- the nxnl2 gene encoding nucleoredoxin-like protein 2 isoform X2 codes for MKVKLLPRRAMFKSWCPPCRDFTPVLCDFYTELVEEGEPPAQFEVVFVSSDKSTEDMVEYYHDMHGDWLALPWTDDYKYELKKRYNITAVPKLLIVKENGDVITDKGRKQIRDRGLACFRTWLEAAEIFQNFKG; via the exons ATGAAGGTGAAGCTCCTTCCTCGAAGAGCCATGTTTAAAA GCTGGTGTCCGCCTTGCCGTGACTTCACGCCCGTCTTGTGTGACTTCTATACGGAACTGGTGGAAGAGGGCGAGCCCCCCGCGCAGTTCGAGGTGGTCTTCGTGTCGTCGGATAAATCCACCGAGGACATGGTGGAGTACTACCACGACATGCACGGCGACTGGCTGGCATTGCCCTGGACGGACGATTACAAGTA CGAGTTGAAGAAGCGCTACAACATCACGGCCGTGCCAAAACTGCTGATTGTGAAGGAGAATGGTGATGTGATCACTGACAAAGGCCGCAAGCAGATCCGAGACAGAGGCTTGGCCTGCTTTCGTACCTGGCTGGAGGCTGCTGAGATCTTCCAGAATTTCAAAGGCTAG
- the nxnl2 gene encoding nucleoredoxin-like protein 2 isoform X1: MVEVFAGRTLLNKDGDFVEPEEALRNKVVGIYFSAGWCPPCRDFTPVLCDFYTELVEEGEPPAQFEVVFVSSDKSTEDMVEYYHDMHGDWLALPWTDDYKYELKKRYNITAVPKLLIVKENGDVITDKGRKQIRDRGLACFRTWLEAAEIFQNFKG, translated from the exons ATGGTGGAAGTGTTCGCTGGGCGCACTCTGCTCAACAAAGACGGCGACTTTGTAGAGCCCGAGGAAGCGCTGCGGAATAAGGTGGTGGGCATCTACTTCTCGGCAGGCTGGTGTCCGCCTTGCCGTGACTTCACGCCCGTCTTGTGTGACTTCTATACGGAACTGGTGGAAGAGGGCGAGCCCCCCGCGCAGTTCGAGGTGGTCTTCGTGTCGTCGGATAAATCCACCGAGGACATGGTGGAGTACTACCACGACATGCACGGCGACTGGCTGGCATTGCCCTGGACGGACGATTACAAGTA CGAGTTGAAGAAGCGCTACAACATCACGGCCGTGCCAAAACTGCTGATTGTGAAGGAGAATGGTGATGTGATCACTGACAAAGGCCGCAAGCAGATCCGAGACAGAGGCTTGGCCTGCTTTCGTACCTGGCTGGAGGCTGCTGAGATCTTCCAGAATTTCAAAGGCTAG